ATAATTTGTAGTTATCAGTTTAAAATTGATATAATTTACAATGTTGACTAGCTTTAATTGCCACACTCTTATCTTAGATATCAAGTATTAATCTTTTAAAAATAATTGTTCATGAGTTTAAAATATAAGTAATTCAAATATTGCAAATAGATAAGTTTAAGACTGGTTTTTTGCGGGAACCGTGTTGTGACTTTTTTACCTTTATTTGTTTGTAAGTTGTGATCTTTCTTGACCTGCATACCTTTTCTCGCCTATCAATTTGTCATGAACTGGGATTGGGATAAATTATCGCAACAACGGCAGAGGAACACCGGGAGCAAGCCTCCGGGTATGGATGATATCAATAAAACTTTTAAAAAATTTCGTGGGACAGGGCTTCCGGGGGGAAAATTTATTTTTCTCGGACTCATTATCCTGTGGCTTCTGTCCGGAATCTATATTGTCGAGCCTGACGAAGTCGGTGTCGTCACGCGTTTTGGAAAATATCTGACAACCACTCAGCCGGGACCTCATTATCACCTTCCGGTTCCAATAGAAGCGGTTCTCAGACCCAAGGTGACAACAGTCCGCAGGCTTGAAATAGGCTTTCGGTCCTACGGTTCCTCACGGTCGTTCACTCAGGGCAAATCCCGCAATGTTCCTGAAGAATCTTTAATGCTCACAGGGGATGAGAACATCGTCGATGTTCAGTTTATTGTGCAGTATAAAATTAAAGATCCTGTGAATTATCTGTTTAATGTCAGCAATCAGGAAAGGGCTGTTCAGGATGCTGCCGAAGCGGCCATGCGTGAGGTTATCGGTAAAACCAGAATCGAGCTGGCTCTTACCACTGGTAAGCTTATGATCCAGAATCAGACCCGTGATCTGATCCAGAGTATTTTAGATAGTTATAAAGTCGGGGTAAATGTTCTTGCCGTGCAATTGCAGAACGTTCATCCGCCGAACGAGGTTGTGGACGTCTTTAAAGACGTCGCCAGTGCCCGTGAAGATAAGAGCCGCTTCATAAATGAAGCAGAAGCATATCGTAACGATATTCTTCCTAAGGCCCGTGGTCAGGCTGCTGTTATTCTTAATCAGGCCGAGGCCTATAAACAGACTAAAATACGCACGGCAGAAGGTGATGCCGCCAGATTCATGTCTGTCTACAAAGAGTATGTAAAAGCCAAGGACGTAACGGTTAAAAGGCTCTACCTTGAGACTATGGAGAATATCCTCTCCAGACCGGGGGTCCGCAAGACCATACTTTCGGATGATGCTATGAATAAGGCTTTGCCGCTGCTCTCACTCGACGGTGCAAAGTTTCCCGGACTCGAAAAAAAATCCGCTAAGAAATAGGGGGAAGTGAAATGTTTAATAAAAGTTCCGCTCCCCTGGCTGCAATCATAGTATTAATTATCCTGGGGATTTCTCAAAGTGCGTTTATAGTTGATCAGACCGAAAGAGCAATTGTGCTGCAGCTTGGTAAACCCAAGGCCGGCCCTTTGAAACCCGGACTGCATTTTAAACTGCCTTTTATACAAAATGTTATTTTCTTTGATTCAAGGCTTCAGGAATATGATGCCCGTCCGGCAGAAGTCCTGACAGAAGATAAGAAAAATATGGTCGTGGATAACTTCTCCAGATGGCGTATTGACGATCCTTTGCAGTTCTACCGCACGGTTCGCTCCGTCCCTAGAGCTCAGGCACGACTTGATGATATTATTTATGCTGAAATGCGTGTCGCAATTGGTCGCTATACATTGAACGAGCTGGTTTCCTCAGATCGCGCCCAGATAATGGAAGAAGTGACCAAGAAGTCTGACTCTCTGGTTGAATCATACGGAATTAAGGTTGTAGATGTTCGCATCAAGCGGACAGACCTGCCCCCTGAAAATGCCCGTGCAATTTACGGCCGTATGAGGGCTGAACGTGAAAGGATGGCCAAACAGTACCGTTCGGAAGGACGTGAAGCTGCATCCAGAATCACAGCCAGAGCAGATAAAGACAGAGCAATTCTCATTGCCGAAGCCAATCGTAAGTCTGCAATACTTCGTGGTGAAGGTGATGCGAATGCAACCAGAATTTATGGAGAAGCTTACGGAGTCGATCCTAAGTTCTATGAGTTCAAAAAGTCTCTTGAAGCTTATGAAAAAGGATTTAAGAAAGATACCAATGTGATTATGTCACAGGATAATCGATACCTTAAATACTTTAAATAGAATGCATTCTTATAAAGCCCGGCAGGTAATTCTGCCGGGCTTTTGTCGTTAATAAGGGGGAATTTTAGTGAATACTCCAAACCTTGTTGTCGGGGCAGGAATTACAGGTGCGACCATAGCCCGCAGGATTGCCGAAGATTCAGGGCAGAAGGTCACTGTGATTGACGTGCGTGATCATATCGGCGGCAACTGCCACAGCTCTGTCGATAGTGAGACAGGTATAGAATATCATTGTTATGGCACACATATTTTTCATACCGCTTCAAAAAGAGTTTGGGATTTCATAAACAGATTCAGCTCATTTAATTCATACCGTCATAAGGTGCTGACAACCTATCAGGGCCGGACTTATCATATGCCGGTAAATTTGCAGACAATAAATCTATATTTCGGATTGCAGCTCAGACCTTGTGATGTTGCAGAATTTATAAAGGCTAAAAGTGCTGCAGAAAATATCAGCAACCCTGAAAATCTGGAAGAAAAGGCTGTAAGCCTAATAGGGCGGGAGCTTTATGAAGCATTCGTCAAAGGTTATACCCTCAAACAGTGGGGAACCGATCCTAAAAATCTTCCGGC
This sequence is a window from Maridesulfovibrio bastinii DSM 16055. Protein-coding genes within it:
- the hflK gene encoding FtsH protease activity modulator HflK, which codes for MNWDWDKLSQQRQRNTGSKPPGMDDINKTFKKFRGTGLPGGKFIFLGLIILWLLSGIYIVEPDEVGVVTRFGKYLTTTQPGPHYHLPVPIEAVLRPKVTTVRRLEIGFRSYGSSRSFTQGKSRNVPEESLMLTGDENIVDVQFIVQYKIKDPVNYLFNVSNQERAVQDAAEAAMREVIGKTRIELALTTGKLMIQNQTRDLIQSILDSYKVGVNVLAVQLQNVHPPNEVVDVFKDVASAREDKSRFINEAEAYRNDILPKARGQAAVILNQAEAYKQTKIRTAEGDAARFMSVYKEYVKAKDVTVKRLYLETMENILSRPGVRKTILSDDAMNKALPLLSLDGAKFPGLEKKSAKK
- the hflC gene encoding protease modulator HflC → MFNKSSAPLAAIIVLIILGISQSAFIVDQTERAIVLQLGKPKAGPLKPGLHFKLPFIQNVIFFDSRLQEYDARPAEVLTEDKKNMVVDNFSRWRIDDPLQFYRTVRSVPRAQARLDDIIYAEMRVAIGRYTLNELVSSDRAQIMEEVTKKSDSLVESYGIKVVDVRIKRTDLPPENARAIYGRMRAERERMAKQYRSEGREAASRITARADKDRAILIAEANRKSAILRGEGDANATRIYGEAYGVDPKFYEFKKSLEAYEKGFKKDTNVIMSQDNRYLKYFK